In Streptomyces chartreusis, the following proteins share a genomic window:
- a CDS encoding phytase, which translates to MSASALSTLTAALLMVTGASAPQPVSVSARVETPAVYDDEAGGNADADDPAVWVDPRDPGRSLVIGTLKEAGLDVYDLAGRRLQHIAAPAAPGEDAAPGRFNNVDVVYGFELGGKKTDLALVSDRGRDRVRAFAIDPAAVAAGRPPLRDVTAANAAPVFSASETEVDDQRTAYGLAAFSDDGNAYAVVSRRSETRVRLLRLQDRGGRVGYRTEDTLDLPGSFTLPNGESWTPCADPGDHAQVEGMVVDQEKHVLYAAQEDVGLWRVELDDEEFERPRLIDRVREYGTPWTYDAEEECVIDTAHDPGFGGDHLSADAEGAAIYHAADGKGYLLASSQGDNTFAVYERQGRNAYLGSFAVTDGAATDGVQHSDGATVVNVPLGRSFPKGLLVTHDGEATPADGDREGTNFKFTRWDSVAGAFPKPLAIDTRSFDPRDSD; encoded by the coding sequence GTGAGCGCTTCCGCTCTGAGCACTCTCACCGCCGCGCTGCTGATGGTCACGGGCGCCTCCGCCCCGCAGCCGGTCTCCGTCTCCGCGCGCGTGGAGACCCCCGCCGTGTACGACGACGAGGCGGGCGGCAACGCCGACGCCGACGACCCGGCCGTCTGGGTCGACCCCCGGGACCCGGGGCGCAGCCTCGTGATCGGCACCCTGAAGGAGGCCGGCCTCGACGTCTACGACCTGGCCGGCAGGCGCCTGCAGCACATAGCCGCCCCGGCCGCGCCGGGCGAGGACGCCGCGCCGGGCCGCTTCAACAACGTCGACGTCGTGTACGGCTTCGAACTGGGCGGCAAGAAGACCGACCTGGCCCTGGTCAGCGACCGCGGCCGGGACCGCGTGCGGGCCTTCGCCATCGACCCGGCGGCCGTGGCCGCGGGCCGGCCCCCGCTGAGGGACGTCACGGCGGCCAACGCCGCGCCGGTCTTCTCCGCGAGCGAGACCGAGGTGGACGACCAGCGCACCGCCTACGGCCTGGCCGCCTTCAGCGACGACGGCAACGCCTACGCCGTCGTGTCGCGCCGCTCGGAGACCCGCGTACGGCTGCTGCGCCTTCAGGACCGCGGCGGGCGCGTCGGCTACCGCACCGAGGACACCCTCGACCTGCCCGGCTCCTTCACCCTGCCGAACGGCGAGAGCTGGACGCCGTGCGCCGACCCCGGCGATCACGCACAGGTCGAGGGCATGGTCGTCGACCAGGAGAAGCACGTCCTGTACGCCGCCCAGGAGGACGTCGGGCTGTGGCGGGTCGAGCTCGACGACGAGGAGTTCGAGCGGCCCCGGCTCATCGACCGGGTACGGGAGTACGGGACGCCGTGGACCTATGACGCGGAGGAGGAGTGCGTCATCGACACCGCCCACGACCCCGGCTTCGGCGGTGACCACCTCAGTGCCGACGCCGAGGGCGCCGCGATCTACCACGCCGCCGACGGCAAGGGATACCTGCTCGCCTCCAGCCAGGGCGACAACACCTTCGCCGTGTACGAGCGGCAGGGCCGCAACGCCTACCTCGGCTCCTTCGCCGTCACGGACGGCGCCGCCACCGACGGTGTGCAGCACTCCGACGGCGCGACCGTGGTCAACGTTCCGCTCGGCCGGTCCTTCCCCAAGGGCCTGCTGGTCACCCACGACGGAGAGGCCACACCGGCTGACGGCGACCGGGAGGGCACGAACTTCAAGTTCACGCGCTGGGATTCGGTGGCGGGCGCGTTCCCGAAGCCGCTGGCGATCGACACCAGGTCCTTCGACCCGCGCGACTCGGACTGA